AGTAAGATGGCTTTTAAGGGTGAAATTATGAAGCATAAGAGAAAATAAATAGTACCTCACATGAGTGTCGATTCCTttgataacaagaaaaaaaaatggtcttTAATCTTATTTAAGAGTAAATTGCATCAAACACGAGTTAAAAAATTTTGAACCTGGTCAAACCAAAATAAATACACCTAGACCTAAAGTAAATTGTGTGGCTTATGTGAGCCTGGTTAGTTAGTATGGTGTGCATCCATACAAATCTtcataaagattttttttttatttgtttttgatAGTCTATTGACAATCCTTTCTTGCATGAAATCTCTCAGGTTTAATGACAAAAAATATCAACTAAAAGATTACTTTGGTAAATAAAACTTctatgtgtaaaaataaaaaaacaaaaaaactagaGTGAGAAGAACATAGACCAATTATAAAACACTGAGTACATATATTAATTAAAAGTACTAGCACATACAAACGACTGGATCCCTCTATAACATTGGGATTGTCGATGCATGACAATGTTTATTCAATTTATACCTCAACAAACAATTTATTAAAGCTAACACAATAAATATTTAAGgcataataaatatcattttagttGTTGTTATCCATCCAGAATTGAGCTTGCAGATAGTTGATGACATTTTTGTCGACTTGGAAGGCCTTGGTTAGAACATCAATAGAGATGGGCGGCTTTGAACCAAAAACTGCATTTGCAATAGTGATGACTCCCGGATTCTGGCTACTTAAACCAGCTATGGCCACTGCATTGGTTTCTCCAACATTAAACTGGAAGTGAATGAGTCCCACGGGAAACACAAAAACATCACCTGGGTTAAGAACCTTGGTAATTAGGCGATTTTCCGGGTTTGAGGTAACAAAACCGACAAAGAGGGTGCCCTCCAAGACAGTAAGGAGCTCAGTGCCACGAGGGTGCGTGTGAGGAGGGTTGAGACCATACGGCGCAAAATCCAAACGGGCTATTGAGATACCAAGGGTGTTGAGGCCAGCGAGTTTATCAACATTTACTAATGTAACATTTGAACCAACCCGATTCGATGTGTTTCCAGGCACATTCAGTCCCGAAAAGGAGAAATCATCGGCTGTCGCAAGCTTTGGATCCTTGCAGAATTTTCCGTTAACGAACACTGTACATATTTACACAAGACAACATATCAAATATTACTTAtagtataatttaaaattttgtacaTTCACATTCAGACATAACCTAGAAGTCCGGCGAAGGAAAAATAACACGTACCACCTTCCGTGGAATCATTAAGAGCAACACAGAAGTCCTGCAAAGGGCTGGGATCAGCAGCAGAAACTGAAGAAAAAGCCACAGCCAAGAGGGCAATGCATGCAAGTGTGTTGGCTGCCATCTTCTTCTTCATGCTTATCATATATGCAATTTCTTGCTTTGCCAGAAAAGTGTTTTTGCTTTGGATATATCAGCTGTGATGATAATGGCAAGGTAGCTTTGTGTATTTATAATGAAACCAGCTTTGAAGTAGTCTTCTTCTTcctcatatattatatgttttttttttaaacaaaactcAAAGCTG
The sequence above is a segment of the Malania oleifera isolate guangnan ecotype guangnan chromosome 8, ASM2987363v1, whole genome shotgun sequence genome. Coding sequences within it:
- the LOC131162881 gene encoding putative germin-like protein 2-1; its protein translation is MKKKMAANTLACIALLAVAFSSVSAADPSPLQDFCVALNDSTEGVFVNGKFCKDPKLATADDFSFSGLNVPGNTSNRVGSNVTLVNVDKLAGLNTLGISIARLDFAPYGLNPPHTHPRGTELLTVLEGTLFVGFVTSNPENRLITKVLNPGDVFVFPVGLIHFQFNVGETNAVAIAGLSSQNPGVITIANAVFGSKPPISIDVLTKAFQVDKNVINYLQAQFWMDNNN